The DNA window ATCGCGCGTCAGCTGACCGACCTGGGGTGGACGGTCGTCGCCGCGGCGCGGGACAAGAGCCGCGACGTCGCGCTCGACGTCACCGACCCGGCCAGCATCGCGGCGGCCGCCAACGAGGTGGGGGCGACGTACGGCCGGCTCGACGTCCTCGTCAACAACGCCGGCATCAGCGGCGGCATGCGGTCGCAGACGCCGGGCGCCGTGGAGCTGGACGCCATCCGCGAGGTGTTCGAGACGAACGTGTTCGGCGTCGTCGCCGTGACGGAGGCGTTCCTGCCGCTGCTGCGCAAGGCGAACGGCGGTGCCCGGATCGTCAACCTCACCAGCAGCGTCGGCTCGCTCACCCGCATGAGCGACCCGAGCTGGTACTTCACCCACATCCCGGGCTCGCTCGCGTACGCGCCGTCCAAGACCGCGTTGAACCAGGTCACTGTGCAGTACGCGAAGCAGTTGGCGCCGGAGGGCATCGGTGTGTACGCGGCGGACCCGGGACCGTGCGACACCGACTTCACGCGCGGCAAGTTCAAGGTCACCAGGACGGCGGCCGAGGGTGCCGAGATCGCCGTGCGGCTGGCCACCGGCGAGGACATGCCGAGCGGGAACTATGTCAACGCCGAGGGGCCCGTTCCCTGGTGAGAGCAGCCAGGTGGAGGGCGGCTTCGTGGCGGCGGGCCAACGAGTCGGGGTGCCGCCGGTGGTGAGGGTGGTGGCCAGACGGCGGAGGGCTTCGCGGCACAAGGAGGGCCAGGCGAGGTCTGGGTCGACGCCGTACGTGGCCCAGCTCGCCTCGATCGCTGCCCGGTCCGGCGTCTGGTCGAGCAGCTGGAAGAAGTAGACGGCCGACGCCAGGCCGAGCAGGACGGAGTCGTGGAACGGGGTGAAGTCGATGATCGCCACGACCTCGTCCCCCTCCACCAGCACGTTGTCCGGGCCGAGATCGCCGTGCACGAGCTGCTTCGGTTGCCCCTCGAGCGCACCGGCCGCGTTCTCGAGCACGGTGTACAGAGGGGCCAAGTCGAGGAGTGGCGGCAGCGTCCGGAGCAGGTAGTCGGTCCGCGTCACCCGCGTGAAGATCGTGTCCCGTTCAGTCAGCCAGGAAGGAACGGCCACAGCAGCCAGCGCCGCGTCGAACGTGCGGAGGTGGCGGAGAAGGTGATGCGTCTGAGCAGGCATGGCGATCCGCCCAGGCAACAGCTCCTGCACCGCATGCCCGGAAGAAGAGATATAGACGCCGTCAGGAGTCGCCAGCTGCCGGGCCTGGCGGATTCCCCGACCGTTCAGCGAACGTTCCACGACCGCGTAGAGCTCAACGTCAGTCACGTGCCAAGGCCGCTTCACCACGAACGCGCCACGCGTTGTCCGCAGCACAAAGACCGAAGCAAGAGGCGAGGCGTCAACCACCGTGCCGAGCGAGAACTCGCGGGCGACGGCGACCAACCAGCTGTCAATCACCCGTTGCGCGTCGCCTCGGCGTACCGCTCGTGCAGGCGGCTGCGAATCTCGTCGGGGGAGTACGCGCGGCGCTTGCGTTCCTCGCGCGCGATCAACACCCCGGTCGCCGCGACACCCACGAGACCGGCGAGGCCCACCCACTTCCACCAGCGCATGTCCCTAGGCTAGCGACATGTCGGCAGCGGAGATCAGCTTGGACGAGGCCGTCGAGCTGACGCGGACGGGTGACGTGTGGGTGTTCCGAGGCAGCTCGCGCGCGGATCGGATGATCCAGACCCTGACCAACGCCCCGGTCAACCACGTCGGCATGTCCCTCGTGATCGAGGACCTGCCGGCGCTGATGTGGCACGCCGAGCTCG is part of the Tenggerimyces flavus genome and encodes:
- a CDS encoding SDR family NAD(P)-dependent oxidoreductase is translated as MTNDKIALVTGANKGIGYEIARQLTDLGWTVVAAARDKSRDVALDVTDPASIAAAANEVGATYGRLDVLVNNAGISGGMRSQTPGAVELDAIREVFETNVFGVVAVTEAFLPLLRKANGGARIVNLTSSVGSLTRMSDPSWYFTHIPGSLAYAPSKTALNQVTVQYAKQLAPEGIGVYAADPGPCDTDFTRGKFKVTRTAAEGAEIAVRLATGEDMPSGNYVNAEGPVPW